A window from Solanum stenotomum isolate F172 chromosome 5, ASM1918654v1, whole genome shotgun sequence encodes these proteins:
- the LOC125866132 gene encoding TGACG-sequence-specific DNA-binding protein TGA-2.1-like has translation MDAMGDREGPRLVSSTALWRGDRRPAQVVQASQLEQDFQRAPQQGESGPLPFDREYSLWLEEHTKHINELRIAVNSHARDPELRSIVDSVIAHYDDVFRVKGNAAKADVFHVLSGMWKTPAERCFMWIGGFRPSELLKLLANQVEPLTEQQLMGIANLQQSSFQAEDALSQGMEALQQSLAETLSNGSPATEGSSGDVANCIGQMAMAMGKLRTFEGFLRQADYHRQQTLQQTHRILTTRQSARALLAISEYFSRLRVLSSLWLARPREE, from the exons ATGGATGCAATGGGTGATAGGGAAGGCCCTAGGCTTGTGAGCTCCACTGCACTTTGGAGGGGTGACCGCCGGCCAGCACAAGTCGTCCAAGCATCGCAGTTGGAGCAAGACTTTCAGCGAGCACCTCAACAGGGCGAAAGTG GGCCCTTACCATTTGATAGAGAATACAGTCTATGGTTGGAAGAACACACCAAACACATCAATGAATTGAGGATTGCTGTCAATTCACATGCACGTGATCCTGAACTGCGAAGTATTGTGGATAGTGTCATTGCACATTACGATGATGTCTTTAGGGTGAAAGGAAATGCAGCCAAGGCGGACGTATTCCATGTCTTGTCAGGGATGTGGAAAACCCCTGCCGAGCGGTGTTTTATGTGGATTGGTGGCTTCCGCCCCTCGGAACTTCTTAAG CTTCTAGCCAATCAGGTGGAGCCTCTGACCGAGCAACAGTTAATGGGCATTGCCAACTTGCAGCAGTCATCCTTTCAAGCAGAAGATGCTCTTTCACAAGGTATGGAGGCGTTGCAGCAATCCTTGGCGGAGACATTATCTAACGGATCTCCTGCTACTGAAGGGTCATCAGGAGATGTAGCTAATTGTATTGGTCAGATGGCAATGGCTATGGGGAAACTAAGGACTTTTGAAGGTTTTCTCCGTCAG GCGGACTACCATCGTCAACAAACATTGCAACAAACGCATCGCATATTGACAACCAGACAATCAGCCCGTGCTCTTCTTGCAATAAGTGAATACTTCTCACGTCTTCGAGTTCTCAGCTCTCTTTGGCTTGCCAGACCACGAGAGGAATAA
- the LOC125866333 gene encoding nudix hydrolase 16, mitochondrial-like, which yields MSDLVARTGRHQQRYEEGYRLIAGCIPFRFRDMEQNGDDTSEKIVEVLMINSTSGPGLLFPKGGWENDETVKEAAVREAIEEAGVRGDLVHFLGYYPFKSKTLQDEFSPEGLCRAAMFALFVKEELDCWPEQSRRERTWLTIPEAIECCRHPWMRKALEEGFLKWHEDGMVSTINNDDD from the exons atgTCTGATTTGGTTGCTCGGACGGGTCGGCATCAACAGCGGTATGAAGAAGGTTATCGACTCATTGCTGG GTGTATACCATTCAGGTTCAGAGATATGGAACAAAATGGTGATGACACGTCTGAAAAGATAGTTGAAGTACTGATGATAAACTCAACGAGCGGGCCTGGTCTTCTGTTTCCAAAG GGAGGGTGGGAAAATGATGAAACAGTTAAAGAGGCAGCTGTTCGTGAAGCCATAGAGGAGGCTGGAGTTCGTGGGGATTTAGTG cATTTTTTGGGATACTACCCCTTTAAAAGCAAAACACTTCAAGACGAGTTCAGTCCAGAAGGTCTGTGTAGAGCTGCCATGTTCGCTTTGTTTGTGAAGGAAGAGCTTGACTGTTGGCCAGAACAGAGCCGGCGGGAAAGAACTTGGCTGACAATTCCTGAGGCGATTGAATGTTGCCGGCACCCATGGATGAGAAAGGCCCTTGAAGAAGGATTTTTGAAGTGGCATGAGGATGGTATGGTAAGCACAATTAACAACGACGATGACTAG